The genomic stretch AAAACTGATAGCCCATCGTGCGCCGGAACAATTCACGATCACCCGTGACCCGCCGAATCTGTGGCGGCACATGATAGTACGGATCGAGCCGGAATCCCGTGCCGCCTACCGAGGGCGACGCCACCTTCACGCGCGCATCCGTGCCCGCCACGTACATCGTGAGATTGCCGCCCATCGAATGCCCGCGAATGCCCAGCCGTTTGCCGTCCACCTCCGGTTGCTGCTCCAGAAACGTCAGCCCGCGCCGGCAGCCGATCGTGAGTAAAAACCAGTTACAATTCCGCGGCGATTCCTGCGCATCCAAAAAACGTTTACCCGGCAATACATTAAAATATCCCGGCACATTATTCTGCGTTGGATCCACCGCGCCCCAGTCCGTGTTCGCCTCACCCGGCTTCGCCCCTTCCATCGCCCGCCCGCCCCAGTTCACCGACAACGCCGCGTAGCCGCGCCCCGCATGATACTTCACCAAATGCAAATTCGCCCGCTGCCCGCCACCGTGCATGTGCAACACGCCCGGCAAATTCTTACCGCCTTTAGGCGCTGCATAAAACGCCGCCATCCAAGCCGGCTTCCCCTTGAACGACCCGATAAAATAACGCACCACCCGCACCACCACGCCATCCTCTTCCCATTCCCGCACCACCTCCGTGCGCAACGGCTCCTTCCGCGGATCATAATCCGCCCAAAGCGCCGCCACAGTCTGCGGCACTTGTTTGAGCGGCGGCAACGAATCCGCCGCGCGAATCGTCACTCCCAAAATGAAAATCAAAAAAAGAAAAATGCGCATCAACGAAATCTAGTCGCCAATCCGCTCCACGCCAAACAAATCCAGCTTGTCATCCGTGGATAATATAGGCGCACCCCGAGACAACGCTTCCGCCGCCAGATAGCGGTCAAATGGATCACGATGATGCCAAGGCAAAGCCGCCGCCCGCTGCATCACCGCCCAGCTCATCGGCTGCACGTCAAAGCCCTGCGACCGCAACAGCTCCGGCAAGTCCGGATCATCCGCGTGTTCAAACTTCAATTTGCCCAAGCTCGCCTTGATCGAGATCTCCCACAAGCTCGCCATCGACACCACCGATCGCCGCGACGCATCCTCAATCAACCGCGCCGCCCGCCGCGGCAAACTCCGATGCCCCTGCACAAAAAACAGCAGCACATTCGTATCCACCACCTGCTCGGTCACCGACTGCCCTTGCGTTTGGTTTTGTAGCTCCCCTTCGGTTCAGCCGCCTGCAAAACCACCGGCTCATCACCGAAGAAATCCTCAAAGCCCATGGCATCCGCGTCAAAATCTCGAGCCATCCGAAATGAAGTCGATTTCAGGCAACCCCGCTTGGGCGCCCGGCCCACGGGCGGATGCAGCTCCGCCACCACTTTCCCGTGCCGCGTCAATGCCACCCCTTCGCCGGTCGCCTCCATTCCCGCCACCAGCGCCGACAGCGTCGTCTTCGCCTCATACAGCCCAACCTCTTTCATGCAAACAAACTAGACCAGTCTAGTCTGTTTTGCAACCGGATATTCATAATTTCCCCGAACGAACGCGCTCTCGTACCACCCGCACCAATTCGGCCGCGTATTCTTCAATCGAAAACTCCACCGCAATTCCCGCCGTTCGCGATTCCACCCACTTGCGCGTTATGCGCGGCGGATCTCGGTATGGCATCTATCCCGCCAGCCTATTGTCATCTCATCGCCGAAATTCGGGCCTCATAAACGAGTTAACAATTTTGGTTTTCGGTGGGTGCTGGCAAGTGAGTGAAGCGGGTGGATTACCACCATTTTACTGCCGTTGCTCGCCTTCAAATTCACCGGACACATACCGATGCAGCACACTGGAAATCAGCGTCTGATACGGCATCCCAAAACGGTTGGCGCGGCGCTGGAGTGACGCCAAGTCGCGCGCGGAAATGCGAATGTTAATCCGCTTATCCTTGTTCAAGGTGTTGCGCGCCGCCTCCTGAAGTTTGCGCTGCTCGCGAGCATTGGGCGCAATGCTTTCGAGCAGGCCATCCTTCTCCAATTGCAGCAGTTCCTTCTCGTAATTATCCAGTTTCTTCATCTTGATCTTTCAGCAGGCGGCGTGTGGCAACCCGGCTGGGAATGATCGTTTTCAGAAATGTCTTTCCCGCCGATTCCACGCAAGGCACCAAGTAAATGTAGTTATCAATCCGGACGAATAAAATTTTTTGGCCCGGATATTTCCGCTGGTTCGGATGCTTGGCTACCTCCAACACATCCCCTTGGTCGATGTGGAAAACCACTTCCTGAAACCCCACCCCACGCTCACGGCGCAGCTTGGCATCCTTTTCATCCGACCAATCGAACACCCAGATAATTTACCCCACGTGTGCCGAATGTCAACACGTGCGTGTGCTTTTTGTCATCACAACCGCTTCGGGTTGAACGGGGTCGTCGGCACTTTGCCGCTGGCTTTGGGCTCGAGAAGTTTGCGGAGGCGTTTCATGACGGCCTTGGCTTCGGCGTCGGGTTTCAGGGCGAGGTTGTTGAATTCCATCGGGTCGGCGGCGTGGTCGTAGAGTTCCAAACCGGCCTTGCCTTCGGCCCAGTCGCTATAACGCCAGCGGTCAGTGCGGATGCTGCGGCCCATCACGGGCTTGGCCAATCGCTTGTCTGCCGGGCGCAGCACCTGCGTGATGGCCGTGCCGTTCCATTCGGCGAGGGGATTTTCTAGCAATGGCTTGAGACTGCGGCCTTCCAATCCTTTTGGATTTTTCAATCCGGCGAGATCAGTCAGCGTCGGGTAAATGTCCACGAACTCCACGATGCGTGTGCTGGCGGTGCCGTTGCCTTTCATGCCGGGAGCACGGATGATGAGCGGTGAGCGGGCGGATTGTTCGAAGAGCGTGCGCTTTTGCCAAATGCCGTTGTGCTCGCCGAGGTGATACCCGTGGTCACTCCACAGGACGACGATGGTGTTGTCGGCCAGTTCCAATTGATCCAGCGCGGCCATCAGCCGGCCGACT from Limisphaerales bacterium encodes the following:
- a CDS encoding type II toxin-antitoxin system VapC family toxin; translation: MTEQVVDTNVLLFFVQGHRSLPRRAARLIEDASRRSVVSMASLWEISIKASLGKLKFEHADDPDLPELLRSQGFDVQPMSWAVMQRAAALPWHHRDPFDRYLAAEALSRGAPILSTDDKLDLFGVERIGD
- a CDS encoding type II toxin-antitoxin system Phd/YefM family antitoxin, with the protein product MKEVGLYEAKTTLSALVAGMEATGEGVALTRHGKVVAELHPPVGRAPKRGCLKSTSFRMARDFDADAMGFEDFFGDEPVVLQAAEPKGSYKTKRKGSR
- a CDS encoding antitoxin yields the protein MKMKKLDNYEKELLQLEKDGLLESIAPNAREQRKLQEAARNTLNKDKRINIRISARDLASLQRRANRFGMPYQTLISSVLHRYVSGEFEGEQRQ
- a CDS encoding toxin, translating into MWVFDWSDEKDAKLRRERGVGFQEVVFHIDQGDVLEVAKHPNQRKYPGQKILFVRIDNYIYLVPCVESAGKTFLKTIIPSRVATRRLLKDQDEETG
- a CDS encoding sulfatase, whose translation is SWLAAEGTDEEQTDGMITTEAIKLMAAKKKEPFFLGVGFFRPHTPYVAPKKYFEMYPLKDMRLPYAPKGDRDDIPTAAFAHNCPVPHYNLDELTLRKALQAYYATISFVDAQVGRLMAALDQLELADNTIVVLWSDHGYHLGEHNGIWQKRTLFEQSARSPLIIRAPGMKGNGTASTRIVEFVDIYPTLTDLAGLKNPKGLEGRSLKPLLENPLAEWNGTAITQVLRPADKRLAKPVMGRSIRTDRWRYSDWAEGKAGLELYDHAADPMEFNNLALKPDAEAKAVMKRLRKLLEPKASGKVPTTPFNPKRL